A stretch of the Musa acuminata AAA Group cultivar baxijiao chromosome BXJ2-7, Cavendish_Baxijiao_AAA, whole genome shotgun sequence genome encodes the following:
- the LOC103992873 gene encoding nucleobase-ascorbate transporter LPE1: protein MSPGPPEKADEFVPHPVKEQLPGVDFCLTSPPPWHEALPLAFQHYLVMLGTTVIIPTILVPLMGGGNEEKARVIQTFLFVAAINTLTQVYFGTRLSAVIGGSYTYLLPTISIILSRRYAYIINPHERFEHTMRAIQGAFIAASSFQIIVGFCGLWRIFIRFLSPLAAVPFVTLSALGLFYIGFPSVANCVELGLPAIILLILFALYVPHTVSGRRVIFDRFALLIVVAIVWLYAYILTVAGAYKNRPPQTQISCRTNRSGLIGASPWIRVPYPFQWGSPIFHAGDIFAVMAASFASLIESTGTLIAVSRLSSATPVPPSVFSRGIGWQGIGILLDGMFGTANGSAASVENAGLLGLTRVGSRRVIKISACFMFFFSILGKFGALLASIPLSIFAALYCVLFAYAVSAGLGLLQFCNINSFRTKFILGFSFFMGLSIPQYFREYYVVSGYGPVHTRSITFNDMVNVIFSSPATVAAIVAYFLDCTLLRGEASIRRDRGWHWWDKFRSYRTDTRSEEFYALPYNLNKYFPSL, encoded by the exons ATGTCTCCCGGACCTCCGGAGAAGGCCGACGAGTTCGTCCCCCACCCCGTCAAGGAGCAGTTGCCCGGCGTCGACTTCTGCCTCACCAGCCCCCCTCCATGGC ACGAAGCGTTGCCTCTGGCGTTCCAGCACTACTTGGTGATGCTCGGCACCACCGTCATCATCCCCACCATTCTGGTTCCGCTGATGGGCGGCGGAAAT GAGGAGAAGGCGAGGGTGATCCAGACGTTTCTGTTCGTCGCAGCGATCAATACACTGACGCAGGTCTACTTCGGGACTCGCTTGTCGGCGGTCATCGGCGGCTCCTACACCTATCTTCTCCCGACCATCTCCATCATCCTCAGCCGGCGCTACGCTTACATCATCAACCCGCACGAG AGGTTTGAGCACACGATGAGGGCGATTCAGGGGGCGTTCATCGCTGCGTCCAGCTTTCAGATAATTGTAGGGTTCTGTGGCCTCTGGCGGATCTTTATAAG GTTTCTGAGCCCCCTTGCTGCGGTTCCCTTTGTGACTCTTTCGGCGCTCGGCCTTTTCTACATCGGATTTCCCAGT GTGGCAAATTGCGTCGAACTAGGGCTTCCGGCTATTATTCTGCTCATACTCTTTGCATTG TATGTTCCACATACAGTGAGCGGAAGGAGAGTGATCTTTGATAGGTTTGCGCTGCTAATTGTTGTCGCCATTGTTTGGCTGTATGCGTATATTCTCACTGTGGCTGGTGCATACAAGAATAGACCTCCACAAACTCAAATCAGTTGCAGAACAAATCGCTCTGGTCTTATAGGTGCCTCACCCTG GATAAGAGTTCCCTATCCATTTCAATGGGGGAGTCCCATCTTTCATGCGGGTGATATTTTTGCTGTGATGGCTGCTTCTTTTGCTTCACTTATTGAG TCCACAGGCACTCTCATTGCTGTGTCGAGACTTTCAAGTGCGACGCCTGTACCACCTTCCGTCTTCAGTCGGGGCATTGGCTGGCAG GGAATTGGTATACTGTTAGATGGGATGTTTGGCACTGCAAATGGTTCAGCAGCCTCCGT TGAAAACGCTGGCTTGTTGGGATTGACAAGAGTTGGAAGCCGAAGGGTCATTAAGATATCAGCctgttttatgttcttcttctcgaTTTTAG GAAAATTTGGTGCACTTCTCGCATCGATACCTTTGTCCATCTTTGCTGCTTTGTACTGCGTTCTCTTTGCCTATGCAG TTTCTGCAGGTCTTGGATTACTTCAGTTCTGCAACATCAACAGCTTCAGGACAAAGTTCATTCTAGGCTTCTCTTTCTTCATGGGCTTGTCTATTCCACAATATTTCAGGGAATATTATGTGGTTTCTGGGTATGGCCCAGTCCATACCCGTTCTATAACT TTCAATGACATGGTCAACGTGATATTTTCTTCACCTGCAACAGTGGCGGCTATAGTCGCTTATTTCCTGGACTGCACTCTCCTGCGTGGTGAAGCCTCCATACGAAGGGACAGAGGCTGGCATTGGTGGGATAAGTTCAGGTCCTACAGAACAGATACCCGAAGCGAGGAATTCTATGCTCTTCCTTACAACCTCAACAAGTACTTCCCTTCACTGTAG
- the LOC135616269 gene encoding cyclin-D2-1-like, translating into MQLLSVACVSVAAKMEESHVPLLLDLQLRDPTYVFEPRTIQRMELLLAAALRWRLRAVTPFDFLHHLAASPAVAALSPSSSSALFSRAARLVLSTHRVVDFLVYRPSVMAAAAFLCAANEMTESSATGTGDWSSCFDAWVSKGVVNRCRQLMEERVIGTCPSSRRGNTTECRGRPEPPRSPVGVLDSAACTSCDTGPRSEDGPEPRPAKRLRLGDHPCTDRVFTGLDGELL; encoded by the exons ATGCAGCTGCTGTCGGTGGCGTGCGTGTCGGTTGCGGCGAAGATGGAGGAGTCGCACGTGCCGCTGCTGCTCGACCTCCAGCTCCGCGATCCTACTTATGTCTTCGAGCCCCGCACCATCCAACGGATGGAGCTCCTCCTCGCGGCCGCACTGCGGTGGCGCCTGCGCGCCGTCACCCCCTTcgacttcctccaccacctcgcCGCCTCCCCCGCCGTCGCCGccctctctccctcctcctcttccgcccTCTTCTCCCGCGCCGCCCGCCTCGTACTCTCCACCCACCGCG TGGTGGATTTCTTGGTCTATCGGCCATCAGTGATGGCAGCTGCGGCCTTCCTGTGTGCGGCAAACGAGATGACCGAGTCGTCGGCCACAGGAACCGGCGACTGGTCGAGCTGCTTCGATGCTTGGGTTAGCAAG GGAGTGGTGAATAGGTGTCGCCAGCTAATGGAGGAGCGGGTGATCGGCACGTGCCCGTCATCCCGGCGGGGAAACACTACGGAATGCCGAGGTCGCCCCGAGCCGCCGAGGAGCCCTGTCGGCGTGTTGGACTCCGCCGCCTGCACGAGCTGTGACACCGGCCCGAGGTCCGAGGACGGACCCGAGCCACGCCCCGCCAAGCGCCTTCGGCTCGGCGACCACCCTTGTACAGACCGCGTATTTACCGGCCTCGACGGTGAACTCCTCTAA
- the LOC135616268 gene encoding protein SOB FIVE-LIKE 5-like has protein sequence MMLGEEEDVSSECSSGCQSGWTAYLDQSSYDSPQPLVYNKAGYLQEEEEEEEEEDLSMVSDASSGPPHFHEEDEPSFCYLHSSTCFEGGGCLCSALTPAAGSAKSGAKRKRVEPEQQREHSSPLDDTASSTLLSYPKTRFNGDSNSNNYLKPPMEGVLEFSCGFSATHFKRNHELHKQVGYLQSSSPVKPTPTRPVLRKEGGKKIW, from the exons ATGATGTTGGGGGAGGAGGAAGATGTCAGCTCAGAGTGCAGCAGTGGATGCCAATCTGGTTGGACCGCCTACCTAGATCAGTCCTCCTATGACTCCCCTCAGCCTCTTGTCTATAACAAAGCTGGTTACttacaagaggaggaagaggaagaggaggaggaggacctgTCTATGGTCTCCGATGCATCCTCTGGACCACCTCAttttcatgaagaggatgagcctTCCTTCTGCTATCTTCACTCCAGCACTTGCTTCGAGGGCGGTGGCTGCCTCTGCTCCGCCCTAACTCCAGCTGCTGGATCGGCCAAAAGTGGTGCGAAGAGGAAGCGAGTTGAACCAGAGCAACAGAGAGAGCATTCCTCTCCGCTGGATGACACTGCGAGTTCCACTCTGCTCAGCTACCCCAAG ACCCGCTTCAATGGCGACAGCAACAGCAATAACTATCTGAAGCCACCCATGGAAGGTGTTCTGGAGTTCTCTTGTGGCTTTTCGGCTACCCATTTTAAG AGAAACCATGAACTACACAAACAAGTGGGCTACCTTCAATCCTCTTCTCCTGTGAAGCCAACCCCTACGAGACCA GTTTTAAGGAAAGAAGGTGGGAAGAAGATTTGGTGA
- the LOC135617944 gene encoding uncharacterized protein LOC135617944 translates to MLFHPHHCHRHAQVLIAAPIIICQLFAWEIAREGRQAPSIHMGNCQAAEAATLVIHHQDGRLEKAYHSLPATQVMAANPGHYVAVVITTPRPRSSDPRSSPTRYLKLLRPDDALLIGHVYRLVTFEEVLREFASKKQVRLSRLLIKRKEIRSRPRKGSGAEHYDNGGRVAEAENSPAAMSREETDQVEAQLDTELEEAVRGMMSTGARAAGARHRQWKPALHSIAEVATISSAAVQHERTE, encoded by the exons ATGCTCTTCCACCCGCATCACTGTCACAGGCACGCACAGGTATTAATTGCCGCCCCTATCATTATATGCCAATTATTTGCGTGGGAGATCGCGAGAGAAGGACGACAAGCTCCATCGATCCATATGGGGAACTGCCAGGCGGCGGAGGCAGCGACGTTGGTGATCCATCACCAGGACGGCAGGCTGGAGAAGGCCTACCACTCCCTCCCCGCCACCCAAGTCATGGCCGCCAACCCCGGCCACTACGTTGCTGTCGTCATCACCACCCCCCGTCCTCGCTCCTCCGACCCCCGCAGCTCGCCGACGAGGTACCTTAAGCTGCTCCGGCCGGACGACGCCCTCCTCATCGGCCATGTCTACCGCCTCGTTACCTTCGAAG AGGTGTTGAGGGAGTTCGCATCAAAGAAACAAGTCAGGCTGAGCCGGCTGCTCATCAAACGCAAGGAGATAAGATCCAGGCCCAGGAAAGGTAGCGGAGCCGAGCACTATGACAACGGTGGTCGTGTGGCGGAGGCAGAGAATTCACCGGCGGCGATG TCTCGGGAAGAGACTGACCAAGTGGAGGCGCAGCTGGACACGGAGTTGGAGGAAGCCGTACGTGGCATGATGAGCACCGGAGCGAGGGCTGCTGGTGCACGCCATAGGCAGTGGAAGCCAGCGCTGCATAGCATCGCCGAGGTCGCAACAATTTCAAGCGCTGCAGTGCAACACGAGAGAACAGAATAA
- the LOC135617945 gene encoding uncharacterized protein LOC135617945, with amino-acid sequence MNRVVRQLSSSLAFLRPRPEPQLSGGSLGGGLGGWMGARGIRVEVRNGNLEQALRLMERKMRESGMERLIKRRVPYHLKNSEKRVLARKKLQLRLRSQEFSRKLRAIIVKKIRGL; translated from the exons ATGAATCGCGTGGTCCGGCAGCTCTCCTCGTCCCTGGCGTTCCTCCGGCCGCGGCCGGAGCCTCAACTGTCGGGTGGTTCGCTCGGAGGCGGTCTCGGTGGGTGGATGGGGGCGCGGGGCATCCGGGTGGAGGTGCGGAACGGGAACCTGGAGCAGGCGCTGAGGCTGATGGAGCGGAAGATGCGGGAGAGCGGGATGGAGCGCCTCATCAAGCGGCGGGTACCTTACCACCTCAAGAACTCCGAGAAGCGCGTCCTCGCCCGCAAGAAACTCCAGCTCCGGCTCCGTTCCCAGGAATTTTCCCGGAAGCTCCGCGCCATCATCGTCAAGAAGATCAG GGGTCTTTGA